The proteins below are encoded in one region of Clostridium pasteurianum DSM 525 = ATCC 6013:
- a CDS encoding RtcB family protein, whose amino-acid sequence MFVICSKKTKHPIKIWLQGETSIEESCLEQAYNLSQLPFIHKWVSLMPDTHTGKGMPIGGVIAAEGVIIPNAVGVDIGCGMAFVGTNIKVQYIKDIKTPNGSLIQGIIGDILRNIPVSFKHHKTIQSSYTLDKAKNEMNKYEKDVELLDQIEDGYFQIGTLGGGNHFIELQEDEEGNLGIMLHSGSRNFGRRVCDHFNKMARELNEKWHSAVPLEYRLAFLPVDTDEGKRYIDWMNLALDFAYENREKMITAVTIIIEKWLEKYTDLNIEYTLEINCHHNYASLENHYCKNVWVHRKGATRAKQGELAVIPGAMGSYSYIVQGKGNKESFCSSSHGAGRRYSRKAAMKNFTTEEVMNDLKKSGIILGKNKKNDVAEESRFAYKNIDEVMLNQTDLVDPLKKLKTVGVVKG is encoded by the coding sequence ATGTTTGTCATTTGCAGTAAAAAAACAAAACATCCAATTAAAATATGGCTTCAAGGTGAGACTAGTATAGAGGAAAGCTGCCTTGAACAAGCATACAATCTATCTCAACTTCCCTTTATACATAAGTGGGTATCACTTATGCCGGATACACATACTGGAAAGGGAATGCCCATAGGTGGAGTCATTGCAGCTGAAGGAGTTATTATTCCAAATGCTGTTGGTGTAGATATAGGTTGTGGCATGGCTTTTGTAGGAACTAATATAAAGGTACAGTATATAAAAGATATTAAAACTCCAAATGGATCATTGATTCAGGGAATTATTGGAGACATATTAAGAAATATACCTGTTTCCTTTAAACATCACAAGACAATACAAAGCTCCTATACACTTGATAAAGCCAAAAATGAAATGAATAAATATGAAAAGGATGTTGAACTTTTGGATCAGATTGAAGATGGATACTTTCAAATAGGAACTCTTGGAGGTGGAAATCACTTTATTGAACTTCAAGAAGATGAAGAAGGAAATTTAGGTATAATGCTTCATTCAGGAAGTCGTAATTTTGGGAGAAGAGTATGTGATCATTTTAATAAAATGGCAAGAGAACTCAATGAAAAATGGCATTCAGCTGTACCATTGGAATACAGATTGGCTTTTTTGCCTGTAGATACTGATGAAGGTAAAAGATATATAGATTGGATGAATTTAGCTCTTGATTTTGCTTATGAAAACAGGGAAAAAATGATAACAGCCGTTACAATTATTATAGAAAAATGGCTGGAGAAATATACTGATCTTAATATTGAATATACATTGGAAATTAACTGTCATCATAATTATGCAAGTCTTGAAAATCATTATTGCAAAAATGTTTGGGTTCATAGAAAGGGTGCAACAAGAGCAAAACAGGGTGAACTAGCTGTTATTCCTGGAGCTATGGGCTCCTACAGTTATATTGTACAGGGAAAGGGAAATAAAGAAAGCTTTTGTTCCTCCTCTCATGGTGCAGGAAGAAGATATTCAAGAAAGGCTGCAATGAAAAATTTTACTACAGAAGAAGTTATGAATGATCTTAAAAAATCAGGAATAATATTAGGTAAAAATAAAAAAAATGACGTGGCTGAGGAAAGCCGTTTTGCATATAAGAACATAGATGAAGTTATGCTTAATCAAACTGATTTAGTTGATCCATTAAAAAAACTCAAAACAGTTGGCGTTGTTAAAGGATAG
- a CDS encoding WYL domain-containing protein, which yields MKNFSELIKNFDKIRDYMRDFFVYGFKSRSNFTQKSLRTYDNEKRRIESYLGDCIKYNNMNGEKNTFISLDSSSVTENPLYSVWKAKSFTNNDIMLHFYLLDILTYESLLDIEQLSDKICERYSTCFDTQTVRNKVKESVKEGILNSCKQGRKLYYSLSRDFLKTLVNNYDDIIDALKYYQAIAPFGVIGSYILDNEENKNDIFHFKHHFVVHTLEDKVLLEILKAINEKREINFINKSPRSEYILKVSGVPLKIFVSNQTGRRYVNIYNKKRKRFVNYRLDYIKSVNILDICIEYDFFKQKLEKNLDKCWGVSFGNSIRGKTFYAKFYVDEERELYILDRIKKEGRKGTLKKVDKNIYIYSKEIFDTNEIMSWIKSFTGRIISIESGDKFVDERFYSDMKKMKEMYLGGDTD from the coding sequence ATGAAGAATTTTTCAGAACTAATTAAAAACTTTGATAAAATTAGAGATTATATGAGAGATTTTTTTGTATATGGCTTTAAATCCAGAAGTAATTTTACTCAAAAAAGTCTCCGCACCTATGATAATGAGAAAAGAAGAATTGAAAGTTATCTAGGTGATTGCATAAAATATAACAATATGAATGGAGAAAAAAATACTTTTATCTCCTTAGACAGCTCCAGTGTAACTGAAAATCCCCTTTATTCTGTTTGGAAGGCAAAGAGTTTCACAAACAATGATATAATGCTTCATTTCTATTTACTGGATATATTAACATATGAATCTTTACTTGATATAGAACAATTGTCAGATAAAATTTGTGAGAGATATAGTACATGCTTTGACACTCAAACAGTAAGAAATAAAGTTAAAGAATCTGTAAAAGAGGGAATTTTAAACTCCTGCAAGCAGGGGAGAAAATTATACTATTCTCTATCAAGGGATTTTCTTAAAACATTAGTGAATAACTATGATGATATAATAGATGCTTTAAAATACTATCAGGCAATAGCACCTTTTGGTGTTATAGGCAGCTATATTCTTGACAATGAAGAAAATAAAAATGATATTTTCCACTTTAAACATCATTTTGTTGTCCATACACTAGAAGATAAAGTTCTACTTGAGATTTTAAAAGCCATAAATGAAAAAAGAGAGATAAATTTTATTAATAAAAGTCCACGTAGTGAATATATACTAAAAGTTTCTGGTGTACCCCTTAAAATATTTGTAAGTAATCAAACTGGCAGGCGTTACGTTAATATATACAATAAGAAAAGAAAGCGTTTTGTAAATTACAGATTGGATTACATAAAGTCCGTTAATATATTGGATATATGTATAGAGTATGATTTTTTTAAGCAGAAACTGGAGAAAAATTTGGATAAATGCTGGGGAGTATCCTTTGGCAATAGCATTAGAGGTAAGACATTTTATGCTAAGTTTTATGTTGATGAGGAAAGGGAACTGTATATACTTGATCGCATAAAGAAAGAAGGTCGAAAGGGTACACTTAAAAAAGTTGATAAAAATATCTATATTTATTCAAAGGAAATCTTTGATACAAATGAAATAATGTCCTGGATAAAGAGTTTTACGGGAAGAATTATATCTATTGAAAGCGGAGACAAATTTGTAGATGAAAGATTTTATAGCGATATGAAAAAGATGAAAGAAATGTATTTAGGTGGTGATACTGACTGA
- a CDS encoding WYL domain-containing protein: MELFSEIYNCYYNVITKILNTCSNTPISKEDISKIIKDNAFCESAFYIFPKLIDGDWNLITQDKEKFVSKLKGTIKRPVTLLEKAWLKSLIQDKRISLFLKDEQIRVLDEYLSEIEPLFNVNDFYNYDTFSDGDDYENPEYIRNFRSILSAFKSKQAVTISFESSKGNRITGNYIPVKIEYSNKNDKFRVHTFRIYHGKIRNTEIINIGRVKSVQASKESFNFSLNIDIYEKINKCKEPVVIEISDERNALERCMLNFASFQKHTEYHKDTQKYITYIYYDMKDETELLIRILSFGPVIKVLGPDRFLNILKKRIKRQVELMEI, from the coding sequence ATGGAACTATTTTCTGAAATTTACAATTGTTATTATAATGTAATAACAAAAATTTTAAATACCTGTAGTAACACTCCTATTTCCAAAGAGGATATAAGCAAAATTATTAAGGATAATGCTTTCTGTGAAAGTGCTTTTTATATATTTCCAAAACTTATAGATGGGGATTGGAATTTGATTACACAGGATAAAGAAAAATTTGTATCAAAATTAAAGGGAACCATTAAAAGGCCTGTAACACTTTTGGAAAAAGCCTGGTTAAAATCACTAATTCAAGATAAAAGAATATCATTATTTTTAAAGGATGAGCAAATTAGAGTTTTAGATGAATATCTATCTGAAATTGAACCTCTGTTTAATGTAAATGACTTTTACAACTACGATACTTTTTCAGATGGTGATGATTATGAGAATCCTGAATATATACGTAATTTTCGATCCATATTATCCGCTTTTAAAAGTAAACAAGCTGTAACAATATCCTTTGAAAGCAGTAAGGGTAATCGTATCACAGGAAATTATATCCCTGTAAAAATAGAGTATTCAAATAAAAATGATAAATTTAGAGTTCACACTTTTAGAATATACCATGGGAAAATTAGAAATACTGAAATAATAAATATAGGAAGAGTTAAAAGTGTACAGGCCTCTAAGGAAAGTTTTAATTTTAGTCTAAATATTGATATTTATGAAAAAATCAATAAATGCAAAGAACCTGTTGTAATAGAAATATCTGATGAACGTAATGCATTGGAGAGGTGTATGCTAAATTTTGCAAGTTTTCAAAAACATACAGAATACCATAAAGATACTCAAAAGTATATAACTTATATTTATTATGATATGAAGGATGAAACTGAACTATTAATACGGATACTTTCCTTTGGTCCTGTAATAAAAGTGTTAGGTCCTGATAGATTTTTAAATATTTTAAAGAAGAGAATAAAAAGACAGGTAGAGTTGATGGAAATTTAG
- a CDS encoding 2-keto-3-deoxygluconate permease, with translation MDLLKRVNKIPAGTMLVPLFTAAVLNTFCPSILRIGSYSQSLISNDGINVMMFLTLLFTGTQIKIKDIPEALKRGGSHVFFKYLAGALAYFIILKFFGYNGIFGTCTLAILCALTNNNSSLYMGLVQNYGDHADLAARPIFNFNSGPMLTLLTIGVSGGNAVSWEEYVTVLIPLLIGIILSAIDEKIKTATKNGITLILPVMGFILGSGIDLSKIIVSGFGGVFLFILVLIITGPVALFVDRILLKRPGYGGMATVSVAGNTIAVPAMIGQFVPAFRDYVNLATVQISCAVVLSSIICPLIVHWFAKHFGCPKYKEVFQKIEIS, from the coding sequence ATGGATTTATTAAAGAGAGTAAATAAAATTCCAGCTGGAACTATGCTTGTTCCATTATTTACAGCAGCTGTTCTAAATACCTTTTGTCCTTCAATTTTAAGAATAGGAAGCTATAGTCAATCTTTAATTTCCAATGATGGAATAAATGTAATGATGTTTTTAACTTTACTATTTACTGGAACACAAATAAAAATAAAAGACATACCAGAAGCTTTAAAACGGGGTGGCAGTCATGTATTCTTTAAATATCTTGCGGGTGCTTTGGCCTATTTTATCATATTGAAATTTTTTGGATATAACGGAATATTCGGTACCTGTACTTTGGCAATCTTATGTGCTTTGACTAATAACAACAGCAGCCTGTATATGGGATTAGTACAAAACTACGGTGATCATGCAGATCTTGCAGCAAGACCAATATTTAACTTTAATTCTGGACCAATGTTAACCCTGCTTACCATTGGAGTTTCTGGAGGAAATGCGGTAAGCTGGGAAGAATACGTAACCGTTTTAATTCCTCTGCTTATTGGAATAATATTATCTGCTATTGATGAAAAAATTAAAACTGCAACTAAAAATGGAATTACACTAATACTACCTGTAATGGGATTTATTTTAGGATCAGGCATTGATCTTTCTAAAATTATAGTCTCTGGCTTTGGAGGAGTTTTTCTTTTTATTTTGGTACTCATTATAACTGGTCCTGTAGCACTGTTTGTAGACAGAATTTTATTAAAAAGACCTGGCTATGGCGGTATGGCAACTGTATCTGTAGCAGGCAATACCATCGCAGTTCCTGCAATGATAGGACAATTTGTACCAGCATTTAGAGATTATGTAAACTTAGCTACTGTACAAATATCCTGTGCTGTAGTACTATCTTCAATTATATGTCCTCTCATTGTACACTGGTTTGCAAAACATTTTGGCTGTCCAAAATACAAGGAAGTTTTTCAAAAAATAGAAATAAGCTAG
- a CDS encoding nitrate/sulfite reductase — MGHAIFEQRSGILGVAVASACGVVSSDQLIGMGEIAKKIQVHGIKMTSRSTIVFLINSEDLEQFKIEIEKVGLSLGVFGNVVRNVKGCAGSDALCMRALGDAYGLGVEIQNKFMNQPVPKDFKISTAGCIRACTDPYCADFGVIATAKDTFSIYIGGRGGSKKPIHGKLIFQEVSSEGVIEVLEYVLKRYSELGEPGERLCKTIERCGVDKIIPSEDSVKKSSLEELNDFLDFMN, encoded by the coding sequence GTGGGACATGCAATATTTGAGCAGCGTTCTGGTATTTTAGGTGTAGCAGTGGCTAGTGCCTGCGGTGTTGTTTCATCAGATCAATTAATTGGAATGGGAGAAATAGCAAAGAAAATACAGGTACATGGAATCAAAATGACATCTAGGTCAACTATTGTTTTCTTGATAAATAGTGAGGATTTAGAGCAATTCAAAATTGAAATTGAAAAAGTTGGGCTTAGTTTAGGGGTTTTTGGAAACGTTGTAAGAAATGTAAAGGGTTGTGCAGGAAGTGATGCTCTATGTATGCGTGCTTTAGGAGATGCCTATGGACTTGGTGTAGAAATTCAAAATAAATTTATGAATCAGCCTGTTCCAAAGGATTTTAAGATATCAACTGCTGGCTGCATTAGAGCATGTACAGATCCTTATTGTGCAGATTTTGGAGTTATTGCTACAGCTAAGGATACCTTTAGTATTTATATAGGGGGAAGAGGAGGCAGTAAAAAGCCAATCCACGGTAAACTTATTTTTCAAGAAGTATCCTCAGAGGGAGTTATAGAAGTTTTGGAATATGTATTAAAAAGATATAGTGAATTGGGTGAACCAGGAGAACGTCTGTGTAAAACTATAGAACGCTGTGGAGTTGATAAAATTATTCCTTCAGAGGATAGTGTGAAAAAGTCTTCTTTAGAAGAATTGAATGATTTTCTGGATTTTATGAATTAA
- a CDS encoding ATP-dependent Clp protease proteolytic subunit, with protein sequence MSYVPIVIEQTNSGERSYDIYSRLLKDRIIMLSGEVTDASASIIISQLLFLESDNPDADIHFYINSPGGSVTAGMAIYDTIQYIKSDVSTICVGFAASMGSFLLTSGAAGKRYALPNSEILIHQPSVQGGFQGQATDIKIHSDWLLKTKHKINKIYSEKTSNLLEKIERDMERDYFMSAEEAAKYGIIDKILLK encoded by the coding sequence ATGAGTTATGTACCTATAGTTATCGAACAGACAAATTCAGGCGAACGTTCCTACGATATATATTCAAGATTACTTAAAGATAGAATAATTATGTTATCTGGTGAAGTAACGGATGCAAGTGCAAGTATAATTATATCTCAACTGCTATTTCTTGAATCTGATAATCCTGATGCTGATATTCATTTCTATATAAACAGCCCTGGAGGTTCTGTAACCGCTGGAATGGCGATATATGATACAATTCAGTATATAAAATCAGATGTATCCACAATATGTGTTGGCTTCGCTGCAAGCATGGGATCATTTTTATTGACATCGGGAGCTGCTGGTAAAAGATATGCCCTTCCAAATAGTGAAATTTTAATACATCAGCCCTCAGTACAGGGTGGTTTTCAAGGGCAGGCTACAGATATAAAAATCCATTCGGATTGGCTTTTAAAGACTAAACATAAAATAAATAAAATATACAGTGAAAAGACAAGCAATCTCCTTGAAAAAATAGAAAGGGATATGGAAAGAGATTATTTCATGTCTGCTGAGGAAGCTGCAAAATATGGAATAATAGACAAAATACTTTTAAAATAA
- a CDS encoding helix-turn-helix transcriptional regulator — MNYDTCIEKSIEYIERNLNKKIELEGLAEKAFLSKYHFHRVFHAIVGEPVGEYVRKRRLSEAASELVNTDDKIVNIALKYQFSSQESFTKAFKKLYGIPPREFRKNKINITPISSKNKITNMLSIAA; from the coding sequence ATGAATTATGATACTTGTATTGAAAAATCTATTGAATATATTGAGCGCAATCTGAATAAGAAAATAGAACTTGAAGGCCTTGCAGAAAAAGCCTTTTTATCAAAATATCATTTTCACAGAGTTTTTCATGCTATAGTTGGAGAACCTGTCGGTGAATATGTTAGAAAGAGAAGACTTTCAGAGGCCGCTAGTGAACTAGTAAATACAGATGATAAAATTGTGAATATAGCTTTAAAATATCAGTTTAGTTCCCAGGAATCCTTTACAAAAGCTTTTAAAAAACTTTATGGAATACCTCCAAGAGAATTTAGAAAGAACAAAATTAATATAACTCCAATAAGTTCAAAAAATAAAATCACAAATATGCTTTCCATAGCAGCTTAA